The Megalops cyprinoides isolate fMegCyp1 chromosome 10, fMegCyp1.pri, whole genome shotgun sequence genome window below encodes:
- the LOC118784017 gene encoding CUGBP Elav-like family member 3 isoform X2, with the protein MKEADAIKLFIGQIPRNLEEKDLKPIFEQFGKIYELTVIKDKYTGMHKGCAFLTYCARESALKAQSALHEQKTLPGMNRPIQVKPADSEGRGDRKLFVGMLGKQQSDEDVRKMFEPFGSIDECTVLRGPDGTSKGCAFVKFQGHAEAQAAINALHGSRTLPGASSSLVVKFADTEKERGLRRMQQVASQLGIFSPMTLNFGAYNAYTQALVQQQALVAQSAYLSPVATVAAVQMQQMAALNANGIIATPITPITPSSGTNTPPTIAATPVPALPPPIGVNGYSPVPAAANGQPASETLYTNGVHPYQAQSPAAALDPLQQAYAGMQHYTAAYPAAYGLVGQPFPQQPTLVAQQHQQPQQQQQREGPEGCNIFIYHLPQEFTDSEMLQMFLPFGNVISAKVFVDRATNQSKCFGFVSFDNPASAQTAIQAMNGFQIGMKRLKVQLKRPKDANRPY; encoded by the exons ATGAAGGAGGCCGACGCAATTAAATTGTTCATCGGGCAGATTCCACGGAATCTGGAGGAAAAGGACCTGAAGCCTATCTTCGAGCAGTTTGGGAAGATCTATGAGCTGACGGTGATAAAGGACAAATATACGGGGATGCACAAAG gatGTGCCTTCCTGACGTACTGCGCACGGGAGTCCGCCCTGAAAGCCCAGAGTGCCCTGCATGAACAGAAGACGCTACCGGGG ATGAACCGCCCCATCCAAGTGAAGCCAGCAGACAGCGAGGGCCGAGGAG ACAGGAAGCTGTTTGTGGGCATGCTGGGGAAGCAGCAGTCTGACGAGGACGTGAGGAAGATGTTCGAGCCGTTCGGGAGCATCGACGAGTGCACGGTGCTCCGGGGGCCCGACGGCACCAGCAAAG GGTGTGCGTTTGTGAAGTTCCAGGGCCACGCAGAAGCACAGGCCGCCATCAACGCTCTGCACGGGAGTCGCACCCTGCcg GGCGCCTCATCCAGTCTGGTTGTAAAGTTTGCCGACACTGAGAAGGAACGGGGACTGCGGCGTATGCAGCAGGTTGCCTCCCAGCTGGGCATCTTCAGCCCGATGACCTTGAACTTCGGGGCCTACAACGCCTACACACAGGCG CTGGTCCAGCAGCAGGCCCTGGTTGCACAGTCAGCGTACTTGTCGCCTGTGGCAACAGTTGCCGCGGTGCAGATGCAGCAGATGGCTGCGCTCAATGCCAATGGCATTATCGCCACGCCCATCACGCCCATCACCCCCTCTTCGG GTACAAACACGCCCCCAACCATCGCAGCCACACCTGTGCCAGCCCTGCCTCCCCCAATCGGGGTCAATGGCTACAGCCCAGTGCCAGCCGCTGCCAATGGACAGCCAGCATCTGAAACACTGTACACCAATGGCGTTCATCCTTACCAAG CCCAGAGTCCAGCTGCAGCTTTGGATCCTCTTCAGCAGGCTTATGCAGGAATGCAACACTACACAG CTGCATATCCTGCTGCGTATGGATTAGTTGGCCAGCCGTTCCCACAGCAACCAACCCTGGTTGCCCAGCAACAccagcagccccagcagcagcaacagcgaGAAG GTCCTGAGGGGTGTAACATCTTCATCTACCACCTGCCCCAGGAGTTCACCGACTctgagatgctgcagatgttcctGCCCTTCGGCAACGTCATCTCTGCCAAGGTCTTTGTGGACCGCGCCACCAACCAGAGCAAGTGTTTtg GCTTCGTGAGCTTCGACAACCCGGCCAGTGCCCAGACAGCCATCCAGGCCATGAACGGCTTCCAGATCGGCATGAAGAGGCTGAAGGTGCAGCTGAAGAGGCCCAAAGATGCCAACCGACCCTACTGA
- the LOC118784017 gene encoding CUGBP Elav-like family member 3 isoform X1 encodes MKEADAIKLFIGQIPRNLEEKDLKPIFEQFGKIYELTVIKDKYTGMHKGCAFLTYCARESALKAQSALHEQKTLPGMNRPIQVKPADSEGRGEDRKLFVGMLGKQQSDEDVRKMFEPFGSIDECTVLRGPDGTSKGCAFVKFQGHAEAQAAINALHGSRTLPGASSSLVVKFADTEKERGLRRMQQVASQLGIFSPMTLNFGAYNAYTQALVQQQALVAQSAYLSPVATVAAVQMQQMAALNANGIIATPITPITPSSGTNTPPTIAATPVPALPPPIGVNGYSPVPAAANGQPASETLYTNGVHPYQAQSPAAALDPLQQAYAGMQHYTAAYPAAYGLVGQPFPQQPTLVAQQHQQPQQQQQREGPEGCNIFIYHLPQEFTDSEMLQMFLPFGNVISAKVFVDRATNQSKCFGFVSFDNPASAQTAIQAMNGFQIGMKRLKVQLKRPKDANRPY; translated from the exons ATGAAGGAGGCCGACGCAATTAAATTGTTCATCGGGCAGATTCCACGGAATCTGGAGGAAAAGGACCTGAAGCCTATCTTCGAGCAGTTTGGGAAGATCTATGAGCTGACGGTGATAAAGGACAAATATACGGGGATGCACAAAG gatGTGCCTTCCTGACGTACTGCGCACGGGAGTCCGCCCTGAAAGCCCAGAGTGCCCTGCATGAACAGAAGACGCTACCGGGG ATGAACCGCCCCATCCAAGTGAAGCCAGCAGACAGCGAGGGCCGAGGAG aaGACAGGAAGCTGTTTGTGGGCATGCTGGGGAAGCAGCAGTCTGACGAGGACGTGAGGAAGATGTTCGAGCCGTTCGGGAGCATCGACGAGTGCACGGTGCTCCGGGGGCCCGACGGCACCAGCAAAG GGTGTGCGTTTGTGAAGTTCCAGGGCCACGCAGAAGCACAGGCCGCCATCAACGCTCTGCACGGGAGTCGCACCCTGCcg GGCGCCTCATCCAGTCTGGTTGTAAAGTTTGCCGACACTGAGAAGGAACGGGGACTGCGGCGTATGCAGCAGGTTGCCTCCCAGCTGGGCATCTTCAGCCCGATGACCTTGAACTTCGGGGCCTACAACGCCTACACACAGGCG CTGGTCCAGCAGCAGGCCCTGGTTGCACAGTCAGCGTACTTGTCGCCTGTGGCAACAGTTGCCGCGGTGCAGATGCAGCAGATGGCTGCGCTCAATGCCAATGGCATTATCGCCACGCCCATCACGCCCATCACCCCCTCTTCGG GTACAAACACGCCCCCAACCATCGCAGCCACACCTGTGCCAGCCCTGCCTCCCCCAATCGGGGTCAATGGCTACAGCCCAGTGCCAGCCGCTGCCAATGGACAGCCAGCATCTGAAACACTGTACACCAATGGCGTTCATCCTTACCAAG CCCAGAGTCCAGCTGCAGCTTTGGATCCTCTTCAGCAGGCTTATGCAGGAATGCAACACTACACAG CTGCATATCCTGCTGCGTATGGATTAGTTGGCCAGCCGTTCCCACAGCAACCAACCCTGGTTGCCCAGCAACAccagcagccccagcagcagcaacagcgaGAAG GTCCTGAGGGGTGTAACATCTTCATCTACCACCTGCCCCAGGAGTTCACCGACTctgagatgctgcagatgttcctGCCCTTCGGCAACGTCATCTCTGCCAAGGTCTTTGTGGACCGCGCCACCAACCAGAGCAAGTGTTTtg GCTTCGTGAGCTTCGACAACCCGGCCAGTGCCCAGACAGCCATCCAGGCCATGAACGGCTTCCAGATCGGCATGAAGAGGCTGAAGGTGCAGCTGAAGAGGCCCAAAGATGCCAACCGACCCTACTGA